The proteins below come from a single Dendropsophus ebraccatus isolate aDenEbr1 chromosome 15, aDenEbr1.pat, whole genome shotgun sequence genomic window:
- the ZBTB2 gene encoding zinc finger and BTB domain-containing protein 2, which produces MDLANHGLILLQQLNAQREFGFLCDCTVAIGDVYFKAHKSVLASFSNYFKMLFVHQTSECVRLKSTDIQPDIFSYLLHLMYTGKMAPQLIDPVRLEQGIKFLHAFPLIQEASLASHGGFSHPDQVFPLASSLYGIQIADHQIRPPAKATPASEKSSRETRPQTTRVNQDASSDNGQLSQLPSSLPAANRTNLTFSDPVQAPMSPEPASSVLPAASSLEENSMEESPSEEQNSSLTIAHVKPSIMKRNGSFPKYYACHLCGRRFNLRSSLREHLQLHTGIPFSASTGQTETSISPTFCNNGSEMGKESMEATETGIISDSDMPQISDSPIIDGQQQAETPPPSDIADIDNLEQADQEREVKRRKYECTICGRKFIQKSHWREHMYIHTGKPFKCSTCDKSFCRANQAARHVCLKSSDTYTVVDKQTLELCSFDESSQMDNMLVQTNKRYKCNLCDKTFSTPNEVVKHTCQGQNSDVFALEEEGKSILLSSGDSEAADNEHSILTTIKKEQETVLD; this is translated from the exons ATGGATTTGGCCAACCACGGACTTATACTTCTGCAGCAGCTAAATGCCCAGAGAGAGTTTGGATTCTTGTGTGACTGCACTGTTGCTATTGGGGATGTCTACTTTAAGGCACACAAATCCGTTCTTGCATCTTTTTCCAACTATTTCAAGATGCTGTTTGTACACCAGACGAG TGAATGTGTTCGCTTGAAGTCAACAGATATCCAGCCAGATATTTTCAGTTATCTCTTACACCTGATGTATACCGGAAAAATGGCACCTCAACTCATTGATCCTGTACGCCTCGAACAAGGAATCAAATTTCTGCACGCCTTTCCTCTAATTCAAGAGGCCAGTCTTGCAAGTCATGGCGGGTTTTCTCACCCGGATCAGGTTTTTCCTCTTGCATCCTCTCTTTATGGAATTCAGATAGCAGATCATCAGATAAGACCTCCAGCAAAAGCCACCCCTGCATCTGAGAAGAGTAGCCGAGAGACTCGACCACAGACCACCAGGGTTAATCAGGATGCATCGTCAGATAATGGGCAGTTATCTCAGCTCCCGTCATCACTGCCAGCAGCAAATCGGACAAACTTAACATTCTCTGATCCTGTACAGGCGCCAATGTCCCCAGAGCCAGCGTCTTCTGTGCTTCCAGCAGCCTCTTCTCTGGAGGAAAACAGCATGGAAGAGTCGCCAAGTGAAGAACAAAACTCATCCCTGACAATTGCTCATGTGAAGCCAAGCATCATGAAAAGAAATGGAAGCTTCCCAAAGTATTATGCTTGTCACTTGTGTGGTCGGCGCTTTAACTTGAGAAGCAGCCTGAGAGAACATCTCCAGCTTCACACAGGAATTCCATTTAGCGCCTCTACCGGGCAAACCGAAACCAGCATTTCCCCCACCTTCTGCAACAATGGATCGGAAATGGGAAAAGAATCAATGGAAGCTACTGAGACTGGCATAATCAGTGACAGCGATATGCCACAAATCTCTGATTCTCCAATCATTgatgggcagcagcaggctgagACACCACCCCCTTCAGATATTGCTGATATAGATAATTTGGAACAAGCTGATCAGGAAAGAGAGGTGAAACGGAGGAAGTATGAGTGCACCATTTGCGGCCGTAAGTTTATCCAGAAAAGCCACTGGCGGGAGCATATGTACATCCACACAGGCAAGCCATTCAAATGCAGCACCTGCGACAAGAGCTTCTGCCGAGCAAATCAGGCTGCAAGGCATGTGTGTCTAAAGAGTTCTGACACCTACACAGTGGTGGATAAGCAGACTCTAGAGCTATGTTCTTTTGATGAAAGTAGCCAAATGGACAACATGTTAGTTCAAACAAATAAACGTTATAAGTGTAACTTGTGTGACAAAACATTTTCCACCCCCAATGAGGTGGTCAAACATACGTGCCAAGGTCAAAATTCGGACGTCTTTGCCCTTGAGGAGGAAGGGAAGTCCATCCTGTTAAGTAGTGGGGACTCAGAGGCTGCAGACAACGAGCATTCTATACTAACAACAATTAAAAAAGAGCAAGAAACTGTACTAGATTAG